From Nocardioides faecalis:
TGGTGGAGACGAGCCCGCGGGTGGCGGCGATCCGACGCAGGTCGCGGTCGTGCACGCAGACCAGGTGGCCGTCGGCGGTCAGCCGGACGTCGCACTCCAGTCCGCCGGCTCCGGCGTCGAGCGCCTCCAGGTACGCCTTGAGGGTGTGCTCGGCGTGCTCGTGACTGGCGCCCCGGTGGGCGACGACCTGCGGTCGCATGTCTGCATCATGACAGCCGGCGCGACGGCCACGCCCGGCGCGGGCGGCCACCTGCCGCGGCGGCTCCCGCGCCGACCCCAGGGTCCGGCCCGGGTCGGACCGGGGTGCTCCCCGATTCCCCGGCCCGCGCGCAGCACGGATCATGGAGGCATGAGCAGCTACGACCCCTACACCGCCCCCCAGCACGGCCCGCACCACGAGGAGCGCCCGCCGCGGCGGCGCCTGACGCGTCGCAGGCACGACAAGGTCGTCGCCGGCGTGTGCGGCGGGGTGGCCGACTACCTGGGCGTCGACGCCAACCTGGTGCGGCTGGTGCTCGTCGGGGCCGTCGTGCTCGGCGCCGGCAGCGGGATCCTGCTCTACCTCGCCGCCTGGTGGCTGATGCCCGAGGCCTGAGCCGCAGACTGGTGAGCGTGCCAGCGAACGACCCGGACCTCGACCCGGATCTCGACCCCGGGCTGGTCGCACGGCTGCGGGCCGCGGGGTGCGTGTTCGCCGAGGACGAGGCCGCGGTGCTGACCGAGGCCGCACCGGACGCGGCGGCCCGCGAGCCGCTGGTACGACGCCGCCTGGCCGGCGAGCCCCTGGAGCACGTCGTGGGCTGGGCCGACTTCGCCGGCGTGCGGGTGGCGGTGGAGCCGGGCGTGTTCGTGCCGCGGCAGCGGACGTCGTACCTGGTGGAGGTGGCGGCCGACGCACTGGCCGGGGTGGCCGGCGAGCGGCCCGGGGTGCTGCTCGACCTGGCCTGCGGCTCCGGGGCGCTCGGCCTGGCGCTGGCCCGTCGTCGTCCCGGGCTCACGCTGCACGCCAGCGACCTCGACCCGACGGCGGCGGCGTGCGCGGCGGCCAACCTGGCGCCGGTCGGCGGCACCGCGCACTGCGGCGACCTGACCGCCCCGCTGCCGCAGCCGCTGCGCGGCACGGTCGACGTGATCGTGGCGAACGTGCCCTACGTGCCCACCTCGGCCGTGCCGCTGATGCCGGCCGACTCCCGGGAGCACGAACCGCGGACCACCGTCGACGGCGGCCCGGACGGCCTCGACCTGCTGCGCCGCGTCGCCGTGCTCGCTGGGGACTGGCTGCGCGAGGGCGGCGCGGTGTTCTGCGAGGTCTCGCGGGACCAGGCGGAGGCGGCCCGCGCGGCGTTCACGGCCGCCGGCCTGCGCGCCGTCGTGCGGCACGACCCCGAACGGGACGCCACGGTGCTCGCGGGCCGCACGCCCACGGCCTGAGCCGGTCCGCGCGACGCCGTCCGAAGCCACCGGTTCCGGTTAGGGTCCCTCGCATGTCGAACGTCGACCCGCAGCTGCCGTCCTCCCCCGCACCGGGTCCGCAGACCGTCGGCGGCTTCGACCGCGCCGGAACCCTGTGGGTGCTGGGGTTGTTCGGGCTCGGCGGGGCGGTGCTCGGCGTCGTCATCCCCGTCCTCGCCCGCTGGGCCACCGAGCTGCCGTGGCTGCCCTTCCAGGGACCGCTGGAGCTGGTGGGCTCCTTCGACCAGGCCTGGCTGGTCTGGGGCCGCCCGGCGATCGGCGTCCTCGCCGGCCTGGCGCTGGCGACCTGGGTCCTGCTGCAGAGCCCGGTGCTCACCATCGGCCCCGAGGAGATCCAGGTGCGGCGGCGCGGTGAGGTCGAGCGGGTCATCGCCCGCGACAAGGTGGACTCGGTCCACCTCGCCGGGTCGAAGGTCGTCATCGAGACCGCGAGCGGCAGGAAGCTGTTCGAGGACGAGGTCGAGGGCAGCAAGGCCGCGACCCGCGACGCGTTCCTCGCCCACGGCTACCCCTGGGAGGGTCCCCGGGACTGAGCCCTCCGGTGCGACGCCGAGCAGCGGCCCGGGCTCAGATCTCGCCGAGGATGCGGGACCGCTCGTCGTCGTACTCGTCGCGGCTGAGCAGGTCGGCGCGCAGCAGCTCGTCGAGCTCGGAGAGTCGCTCGGCACGGCTGCGCTCGAGGGCGGCCGGCGTCCCGCTGCCGGCGCCCTGGGCGAGGGCGCGGCTGGCGTCCCGCTCGGCGCCGAACCAGTCGATCTCCCAGTCCTGGGTCTCCGGGTCGACCAGCACTGGCAGGTCGTCGCCGTGCAGCAGGTGGGTCTGGGACTTCCGCACGACCTTGCGCCGCTCGACCTCGAAGGGCGTCACGTCGTCGCCGTGGATGCGCAGCCGCAGCCGGTACACCGGCTGGGCGTTGACCTCCATCGTCGTCGCCTCCGCGGACAGCACCGTCGCACGGGCCCGGCGCCCGCTGTGGCGCAGCTCGTGGCGGCGCTGCTTGGCCCGGTAGCGGTACCGCGCGATGAGGACGCCGATCACCACGTCCAGCGCGATCACCGCGCAGCCCACCGGCAGCATCCAGTCGGTGTGCGGGTCGTCGATGCTCAGCCCGAGCACGATGAAGACGGGTCCGACCATGCCGCACAGCAGCGCGAAGGCGACGCCGAGGGCGAGCTCGGGCAGGAACGACGGCGGCCGCTCCCCGGGCGCAGGGCTGCTCACAGCGGCAGGGTACGCACGTTCGTGCCCGCGCACACCCACATTCGTGTGCCGGTGCTCGCGCCGGTCCAGTCCTCGGCGCTCACCGAGGACGGCGCGGGTCCTGACGGCGCGGGCCCCGACGGCCTCGACCACCGCGCCGACCACCGCGCCGGGCGCGGCGGCGGGCGGCGTACCCGCGCACCGCCAGGCCCACGAGCAGGGCTCCGGCGACCAGGAAGGCCGCGGCCAGGACGCCCGCCACGGGCTGGCCCAGCCCCTCCTCGCCGGAGGGGCGGACCAGGAACCGCAGGCCCCACGCGGTCAGGCCCAGGCCGGCGAGCAGCACCAGGTGCGGCGGCCGGCGCGGCTGCCAGGTCACGCCTGCGACCGCAGGTAGCGCCCGAAGTGCGGGACGGTGAACGCGATCCGGCCCCGCTCACCGGAGTAGATGAGCCCCTTCTTCAACAACGAGTCCCGGGCCGGGGAGAGCGACTGCGGCTTCTTGCCCAGCACCGCGGCGACGTCGGCGGTGGCCACGGAGCCGACCGGGTCGTCGGCGTCGCCGGCGGCGTCGGCCATCGCGCGCAGGTAGTCCCGCTCGGCGGGGGTGGCCCGGTCGTAGCGGGAGCCGAAGAAGCCGACGGCGAGCTCGCGGTCGGCCTCGGGGGCGGCGACGGCGACGTCGTCGGCGGTGATCGGGCTGCGCGGCGCCGCGTCCCACACGGCGCGGCCGTAGGCCTGGATGAAGTACGGGTAGCCGCGGGTGGCGTCGTACATCGCGCTCAGCGCCTCGGGGGTGAACTCGGCGTCCTCCTCGGCGGCCGGGGCGGCCAGGGCCCGGTCGGCGGCGGTGCGGGAGAGCCGGTCGATGCGCTGGTAGGAGAACAGCCGCTCGGAGTAGGACTTGCTGGCCGAGAGCACCGCCGGCAGGTGCGGCAGGCCGGCGCCCACCACGATCACCGGCAGCCCGTTCTGGCTCAGCTCGTGGCAGGCGGCGCAGAGCGCGGAGACGTCGGCGGCGCCGAGGTCCTGCATCTCGTCGAGGAAGACGGCGATGCCCTTGCCCACGTCGGCGGCCAGCCCGCCGACGTCGGTGAGCAGCTCGACGAGGTCGATCTCCACGTCGCCGGAGTCGGCGCGTCCGCGCACCGCCGGTACGTCGATCCCGGGGCTCCACCGGTCACGCAGCTTGGCGTCGGCGCCGGCCTCGCGCTGGGCGAAGGAGCGGAGGACGCCGAGCACGTGGTCGGCCTCCGCCGGCTCGGGGTGGCCGAGCTCGCGCACCGCCTGGTGCAGGGCCGAGGAGAGCGGGCGCCGCAGCGACTGCTCGGGGCGTGCCTCGAGCTTGCCGGTCCCCCAGCCCTTGCGGACTGCGGCGGAGCGCAGCGCGTTGAGCAGCACGGTCTTGCCGACCCCGCGCAGCCCGGTGAGCACCAGGGAGCGCTCCGGGCGGCCGCGGGCGACCCGCTCGAGCACCACGTCGAAGGCGCTCAGCTGCTCGTCGCGGCCGGCCAGCTCGGGCGGGCGCTGCCCGGCGCCGGGCGCGTACGGGTTGCGGATCGGGTCCATGATCCGACGGTATCGGCGTGTCTAGTCCTTCGCTTAGATTCACCTAGCGTGTCGCAGAGCGGGTGCCGGACGCCGGATCGGGCACCTGGGGGGCATGGATGGCCTGACCTTCGCCTGGGGCGTGGCGCTGATCGTCACCGGCGGCACGCTGCTGCCCGGCCTCG
This genomic window contains:
- a CDS encoding PspC domain-containing protein; the protein is MSSYDPYTAPQHGPHHEERPPRRRLTRRRHDKVVAGVCGGVADYLGVDANLVRLVLVGAVVLGAGSGILLYLAAWWLMPEA
- a CDS encoding putative protein N(5)-glutamine methyltransferase; the protein is MPANDPDLDPDLDPGLVARLRAAGCVFAEDEAAVLTEAAPDAAAREPLVRRRLAGEPLEHVVGWADFAGVRVAVEPGVFVPRQRTSYLVEVAADALAGVAGERPGVLLDLACGSGALGLALARRRPGLTLHASDLDPTAAACAAANLAPVGGTAHCGDLTAPLPQPLRGTVDVIVANVPYVPTSAVPLMPADSREHEPRTTVDGGPDGLDLLRRVAVLAGDWLREGGAVFCEVSRDQAEAARAAFTAAGLRAVVRHDPERDATVLAGRTPTA
- a CDS encoding YqeB family protein is translated as MSNVDPQLPSSPAPGPQTVGGFDRAGTLWVLGLFGLGGAVLGVVIPVLARWATELPWLPFQGPLELVGSFDQAWLVWGRPAIGVLAGLALATWVLLQSPVLTIGPEEIQVRRRGEVERVIARDKVDSVHLAGSKVVIETASGRKLFEDEVEGSKAATRDAFLAHGYPWEGPRD
- a CDS encoding ATP-binding protein, whose protein sequence is MDPIRNPYAPGAGQRPPELAGRDEQLSAFDVVLERVARGRPERSLVLTGLRGVGKTVLLNALRSAAVRKGWGTGKLEARPEQSLRRPLSSALHQAVRELGHPEPAEADHVLGVLRSFAQREAGADAKLRDRWSPGIDVPAVRGRADSGDVEIDLVELLTDVGGLAADVGKGIAVFLDEMQDLGAADVSALCAACHELSQNGLPVIVVGAGLPHLPAVLSASKSYSERLFSYQRIDRLSRTAADRALAAPAAEEDAEFTPEALSAMYDATRGYPYFIQAYGRAVWDAAPRSPITADDVAVAAPEADRELAVGFFGSRYDRATPAERDYLRAMADAAGDADDPVGSVATADVAAVLGKKPQSLSPARDSLLKKGLIYSGERGRIAFTVPHFGRYLRSQA